One Gambusia affinis linkage group LG15, SWU_Gaff_1.0, whole genome shotgun sequence genomic window carries:
- the zgc:56585 gene encoding 15-hydroxyprostaglandin dehydrogenase [NAD(+)] isoform X1, giving the protein MALVGKTAVVTGAAMGIGRALAEILLENGAQVALLDINESAAERLLQALEQHFGAEKTIFLKCDVESEEQIRAAFKKTVETFGGIDILCNNAGILNETSWEKTISINLMSVIRGTYVALEQMNRLSGGRGGVIINTASMAGIGPFLSCPSYTASKFGVVGFTRAMAAASEASGYGVRFNAVCPGFVQTDLMTNIPVRLGQFSNLAAATHKLVDVMGTIAVSDVAAAALELLTDDTKNGEALLVLQSGATYMQFPSFNPTQNKPL; this is encoded by the exons ATGGCGTTGGTGGGGAAAACCGCGGTGGTGACCGGAGCGGCCATGGGGATCGGAAGAGCTTTGGCGGAGATCCTGCTGGAGAACGGAGCCCAG GTGGCTCTGCTGGACATTAATGAGTCTGCGGCAGAGCGCCTCCTGCAGGCCCTGGAGCAGCACTTCGGAGCAGAGAAGACCATCTTCCTGAAGTGTGACGTTGAATCCGAGGAGCAGATCAGAG ctGCGTTTAAGAAAACCGTAGAAACCTTCGGGGGAATCGACATTTTATGCAACAACGCCGGCATCCTGAACGAAACCAGCTGGGAGAAAACCATTTCCATCAACCTG aTGAGTGTGATCAGAGGGACCTACGTGGCTCTGGAGCAGATGAACCGGCTGAGCGGCGGCCGCGGCGGCGTCATCATCAACACGGCCTCCATGGCAG GAATCGGCCCGTTTCTGAGCTGCCCCTCTTACACAGCAAGCAAGTTTGGAGTGGTGGGATTCACCCGAGCCATGGCC GCTGCCTCTGAGGCTTCTGGGTACGGTGTTCGGTTCAACGCGGTTTGTCCTGGCTTCGTGCAAACCGACCTGATGACCAACATCCCGGTTCGGCTGGGTCAGTTCTCCAACCTGGCCGCTGCAACACACAAACTGGTTGACGTGATGGGGACGATAGC GGTTTCTGACGTCGCCGCCGCCGCCTTGGAGCTGCTGACAGACGACACCAAGAACGGAGAGGCCCTGCTGGTCTTACAGAGTGGAGCCACGTACATGCAGTTCCCTTCATTCAatccaacacaaaataaaccctTATAA
- the zgc:56585 gene encoding 15-hydroxyprostaglandin dehydrogenase [NAD(+)] isoform X2 encodes MLFTLRGGDPERSRKKKAIPDTLKTPQERPDLVKSCTLFTDSHSIIRENQDLVAVLGAAFKKTVETFGGIDILCNNAGILNETSWEKTISINLMSVIRGTYVALEQMNRLSGGRGGVIINTASMAGIGPFLSCPSYTASKFGVVGFTRAMAAASEASGYGVRFNAVCPGFVQTDLMTNIPVRLGQFSNLAAATHKLVDVMGTIAVSDVAAAALELLTDDTKNGEALLVLQSGATYMQFPSFNPTQNKPL; translated from the exons ATGCTCTTCACCCTCCGGGGTGGTGATCCTGAGCGTAGCCGGAAAAAGAAGGCCATACCGGACACGCTCAAGACCCCGCAGGAGAGACCTGACCTCGTTAAAAGCTGCACGTTGTTTACTGACAGCCATAGTATAATCAGGGAGAACCAAGATCTTGTCGCCGTCCTTGGTG ctGCGTTTAAGAAAACCGTAGAAACCTTCGGGGGAATCGACATTTTATGCAACAACGCCGGCATCCTGAACGAAACCAGCTGGGAGAAAACCATTTCCATCAACCTG aTGAGTGTGATCAGAGGGACCTACGTGGCTCTGGAGCAGATGAACCGGCTGAGCGGCGGCCGCGGCGGCGTCATCATCAACACGGCCTCCATGGCAG GAATCGGCCCGTTTCTGAGCTGCCCCTCTTACACAGCAAGCAAGTTTGGAGTGGTGGGATTCACCCGAGCCATGGCC GCTGCCTCTGAGGCTTCTGGGTACGGTGTTCGGTTCAACGCGGTTTGTCCTGGCTTCGTGCAAACCGACCTGATGACCAACATCCCGGTTCGGCTGGGTCAGTTCTCCAACCTGGCCGCTGCAACACACAAACTGGTTGACGTGATGGGGACGATAGC GGTTTCTGACGTCGCCGCCGCCGCCTTGGAGCTGCTGACAGACGACACCAAGAACGGAGAGGCCCTGCTGGTCTTACAGAGTGGAGCCACGTACATGCAGTTCCCTTCATTCAatccaacacaaaataaaccctTATAA